In Manduca sexta isolate Smith_Timp_Sample1 unplaced genomic scaffold, JHU_Msex_v1.0 HiC_scaffold_930, whole genome shotgun sequence, a single window of DNA contains:
- the LOC119193705 gene encoding histone H2A codes for MSGRGKGGKVKGKVKSRSNRAGLQFPVGRIHRLLRNGNYAERVGAGAPVYLAAVMEYLAAEVLELAGNAARDNKKTRIIPRHLQLAIRNDEELNKLLSGVTIAQGGVLPNIQAVLLPKKTEKKA; via the coding sequence ATGTCTGGACGTGGTAAAGGCGGCAAAGTCAAGGGGAAGGTCAAGTCTCGTTCTAACCGTGCCGGACTGCAATTCCCCGTGGGACGTATACATAGACTGTTGCGTAATGGAAATTACGCGGAACGCGTTGGCGCCGGTGCACCTGTTTATCTAGCCGCCGTTATGGAGTACCTAGCCGCTGAAGTTCTAGAGTTGGCAGGAAACGCCGCTAGGGACAACAAGAAAACCAGAATCATACCTAGACATCTTCAATTGGCGATAAGAAACGACGAGGAGTTAAACAAACTTCTCTCCGGTGTGACCATCGCACAGGGCGGCGTGTTGCCGAACATTCAAGCGGTGCTGTTGCCCAAAAAGACCGAGAAGAAGGcttaa